GGGCCGAAAGTGCTGGCGATGGTAGCATCTCTGGCAACACTGGCTACAGCAGTTGGTGCATGGTGCAGTTTCCGTACAGCACCTCAAAGTTTGAGCTTTGTTGCTAACTGGATTCCCCAGCTGGGAAGTCAATTCAAAGTAGGGTTAGATGGAATGGGCATGATGCTCTGTTTACTTACAGCGATTGCCTTTCTGCTTGTTTACATTACCATCTGGAACCGCGACACCGAAAGGTCCAGCAGTTTTTACGGTTTAATGTTATTATCTCAGGCTGGTTTAACCGGTGTATTCACCGCTTACGATGCCCTGTTGTTTTACATATTCTGGGAACTGGCGTTAATCCCTGTTTACTTCCTCTGCTCTATGTGGGGTGGTGAAAAGCGTATCGCCGTTACCTTTAAGTTCTTTGTTTATACTTTCCTTGGCTCCCTGTTGATGCTGGTAGGTATTATCTACCTGTATGCACAGAGCCCTGATCATAGCTTCAGCTGGGAATCATTCACTGCTTTACACCTGAGCGCTGATCAGCAAAACTGGCTCTTCTGGCTGTTTTTTGTGGCTTTTGCCATCAAAATGCCAATTTTTCCTTTCCATACCTGGCAGCCGGATACTTACGAACAGTCTCCGACTCCGGTTACGATGATCCTTTCCGGTGTCATGGTAAAAATGGGTTTGTTCGGTATCATCCGCTGGCTGGTGCCGGTACTGCCTGAAGGAGCAAGAATGTGGTCAGATGTTGCCATCGTTCTCTCTATCATCGGTATCGTTTATGCATCCTGCATCGCGATGGTACAGAGCGACTTCAAACGCCTGATCGCTTACTCTTCCATCGCCCACATCGGCCTGATGTGCGCTGCTATCTTCTCCAGAACAGAGCAGGGCATGCAGGGTGTGCTGTTACAGATGTTCAACCACGGTATCAATATCATCGGTATGTGGATAATCGTTGAAATTATCCAGAACCGACTGAAAGTGAAAAACCTGGACGAACTGGGCGGTATTGCTCAGAAAGCGCCTCGTATGGCTACATTCCTTGTAATAATAAGTCTGGCTAACATCGGTTTACCACTGACCAACGGTTTTGTGGGTGAATTCCTGATGTTCAGCGGCCTTTTCCAATATAACCACTGGTTCATGGCAATTGCAGGTCTGGGTATCATCCTGGCGGCAGTTTATACACTGAATATGATCCAGAAGGTAATATTCGGCAATGGAAATGCATTAACGGAAACGACTACCGACTTACAGCCTGGAGAGACCCTGGCTTTAAGCCTGGTTGTTGCCATCATCCTGGTACTGGGTGTTTATCCAAAACCAATCCTGGACCTGGTGAGCAGCACAACAGAGTTAGTTCTTAAATTTTAATCGGGGTTTTGTAACGCAAAAATATGAACGCACTAATTTCTACTGCTTTATCGGGCGTTGTTCTGATGTTTGTCGGTTTATTTGTACGCAATAAGCAGCATATTAAATTTTTTGCCATCGCGGCCGTTATCATATGTCTTATTGCTGACCTGGCACTGTTACCTACAGTGCAACTGGGTGGTTATATCCTGTATGGTATGATAGAAGTATCCAAATTCAGCGTGATTTTCAATGCTGTGGCTTTGGGTGCTACCTTGTTGTACTTCCTGTTGTCGGGTAGTGAGTTTGAGAAAGTAGGAGAACATGTGGCTGATTATTTCGCCCTGATATTCTTTATACTCTCCGGTATTATCCTGGCTTCCAGCTTCAGCAATCTGCTGATGTTGTTCCTGGCTATCGAGATCATGTCTATCCCACAGTATATCCTGGCGGGTGCCGATAAGAAAAGCTTAAAAGGCAATGAGGCGTCCCTGAAGTACCTCCTTACCGGTTCATTCACTACGGGTGTACTGCTGATGGGTATTGCGCTGATCTACGGTGCTGCCGGTACCTTTGATATCAATGCATTGGGCCTGGGCACTGCGGAAATCAACCCACTGTCTTTATGCGGTATCATCCTGGTTGCTTTTGCACTGTCTTTCAAAGTATCTGCCGCTCCTTTCCACTTCTGGACACCTGATGTATACGACGGTTCACCAACCGTGTTTACTTCTTTCATGGCTACCGTAGTAAAAGCGGGTGGTTTTGTTGCCTTTGTACGCCTGTTCCATACAGCATTCGAAGGTGGCGCTATCAGCCAGCACTGGATGCTGATCCTGTCAATCATCACCGCCCTGACACTGGTAATAGGTAACTTTACCGCTGTATTCCAGCAGAGTGTGAAGCGTATGCTGGCTTACTCCAGTATCGCGCAGGCAGGTTTCATGCTGTTTGCAGTAATCGCTAACAACCAGATGGCTGCTCAGGGTATCATTCTTTATGCAGCAGCATACAGTGTTGCTACTATTGGCGTATTCGCCGTACTGATGCGCATGAAGAAAGATTATACTTTCGAAGGCTTCAATGGCCTGGCGCGTAAAGAGCCACTGATGGCCCTGACCGTAACCGTTTGTCTGCTGTCACTGGCAGGTATCCCGGTAACTGCCGGCTTCTTCGCTAAATACTTCGTACTCGCAGCTGCCATTCAGCAAGGTCACCTCCTCTGGCTGGTTATCCTGGCTGTGCTCTGCGCCGCTATCAGCGTATACTACTACTTCCGCGTGATCATCGCCATGTACTTCAAACAGGGCGAACCTGAAGTAGAACCAGTTTCCGGTGGTTTCAAAGCTGCCCTGATCCTGACAATTATCCTCGTACTGGCACTGGGTATCTGCCCAAGCCTCCTGATAGGTTGCCTGTAATCACGAGATCAGATATTATTTAAAAGGGCCTGCACTCAGCTGCAGGCCCTTTTTGTTTTCCGGCCAACCACTCATCCCAAATAAGATCGGTTTGCATGTATTATTATATTAACTTTACTATTAACCCGTAATTATGCAATCCCGAGATATCTTTCAACTGGCATATCGTTCTGTAAGCGGAAATAAACTCCGAACCGGTCTCACCGTTTCTATTATCGCGCTGGGTATCATGGTACTTGTTGGTATCCTCACGGCTATCGATAGTATTAAAACCAGTATTTACAGCAGCTTCGCAATGATGGGGGCGAATAGCTTTTCCATCAGAAACAGGGACATACAGGTAAGAATGGGCGACGGCAATGAGACGGCCTCCAAAGGAAATAAAAACCAGAAGAAGGTAAAGAAGTCCAACAGTAATAAAATTATCTCCTACCAGGATGCCCTCGCCTTCAAAGACAGATATCATTTCCCGGCAGATGTGTCCATCAATTTCCGCGCTACTGGTAGCGCCACCGTTTATAAAGACGACAAGAAAACCAACCCTAACGTAACCGTTATAGGTGGTGATGAAAATTATCTCGCCATTTCCAATTATACCGTATCAGAAGGCCGTAATTTAAACAGTCTTGACGTAGAATCCGGCCGCAACGTGGCTATCCTTGGTAAAGATGTTGCCGAAAAACTCTTCGGCAAAAAAATGAAGAATATTATCAATAATACCATCAGGGTGGGAGACGTACGTTATCGTGTCATTGGTGTACTGGCCTCCAAAGGAAGCAGTAACCTGATGAGTGCCGATAATGTGGTCATCACTTCGGTCAACAATACACGAAGAATATTTAATCGCCCGTCTGCATCTTACCAGATAGGTATCGCTGTAAAAAATATTACCCAGATGGAACCCGCCCAGGGAGAAGCCATCGGGGTATTTCGGATTATCCGCGGACTGGGGCTCAACGAAGAAGATAATTTCGTTATCAGCAAAAGCGACAGCATTGCAGAAATGCTGTTCTCCATGTTAAGTAAAGTGAACCTCTTCGCCATCGTCATTGCCTTCATTACCCTCTTCGGTTCTGCTATTGGCCTCATGAATATCATGCTGGTTTCCGTTGCGGAACGTACCCGCGAAATCGGTGTTACCAAAGCGCTCGGCGCCACGAGCAAAGTCGTACGTATGCAATTCCTCTATGAGGCCATTGTCATCAGTCTGATGGGAGGCGTCATCGGTGTGATTGCCGGTATGCTATTGGGTAATATCGTTTCTGTTATATTCAGCTCTCCTTTTATCATACCGTGGCTATGGATTATGATCGGTGTAAGTATTTGCGCTGTCGTAGGACTAATCTCGGGCATATACCCTGCTATTAAGGCGTCCAAACTGGACCCTATTATCGCACTGCGCTACGAATAGCAGATTGCATTTTCGGATTTCTTTTTTATATCTTGTCCGTTACCAAAAAACGAGCAGATATGCCCATCCTCATTGTAATCGCTGCCATTTTACTGTTAGTCGTTCTGGTTACCTGGTGTAAACTGAATACCTTTCTTTCATTCCTGATCGTGTCTATCCTGATGGGGTTGGCGCTGCATATGAATATCTCTGCTATTACCCAGTCTATACAAACCGGTATTGGTAAAACCCTGGGTTCACTGATAGTGGTCATTGTATTTGGTGCTATGCTGGGAAAACTGGTGGCAGAGAGTGGAGCGGCACAACGGATTGCCGGTGGACTCATGCAATTGCTGGGTCCAAAATATGTACAGTGGTCGCTGATGATCACCGGTTTTATTGTTGGTATTCCGTTGTTCTATAATATCGGTTTTGTATTAATGGTGCCGTTGATTTTTACGGTGGCTGCCAGAACAGGCTTACCTGCAGTATATCTTGGTATTCCAATGCTGGCTTCGCTGTCTGTAACGCACGGCTATCTTCCTCCTCATCCTTCTCCTACGGCCCTCGTCTCTTATTTTCATGCTAGCATGGGTATGACGTTGCTCTATGGTATGATGCTGGCAATTCCCGCTATCGTGCTGGCGGGCCCTGTTTTTAGCCGGTTTCTGAAAGGATATAGGAATACTCCTTCCAAACTGTTTGCGGCCAAAGAACTGCCTGAAAATGAAATTCCGGGTATGGTTCCAAGTCTGTTTGCTGCGATGCTGCCTGTATTATTACTGGCGCTCACGGCCCTGGCAAAGCTATGGGTCAAAGAAGGATCGCTGGGATTTGAAATTGCTACCTGGCTGGGTGATCCGCTGATCGTGATGTTGCTGGCGGTGCTGAATGGGATTTACCTGCTGGGTCTCAGAAGAAAAGTACCTATGAAAAAAGTAATGGGTATCATGGATGAGGCGGTAAAAGATGTGGCGGTTATTATCCTGATCATCGGTGGTTCCGGCGCACTGACGCAGTTATTAAACGATAGTAAGGTCAGCGATTATATCACGGCAGCGCTGATAGAACAGCACCTGCACCCGCTGGTGCTCGCATGGGGTATCGCAGCCATTATAAGAATATGTATAGGGTCTGCTACTGTAGCGGGTTTGACAACCGCCGCGATTGTTGCGCCATTAGTAGGGCCTTCCGGCGTAAATCCGAATCTGATGGTGCTGGCTACCGGCGCAGGCAGCCTGATGTTTTCACATATTAACGATGCCGGTTTCTGGATGTTTAAAGAATACTTTAACTTGACAGTGAAAGATACGATCAAAACATGGTCTGTAATGGAAACGATCGTTTCGGTTACCGGACTGTTAGGGGCATTATTATTAAGCCTGTTTGTTTAGTTGTAAGGATTCCTGCTTAAATTTTATATGATGGAATGGTTTGAATTAAAGAATGTAGATCAGGTAGATTCTCCTGCATTAATTATCTATAAAGAGAGAATTATAGAGAATATAAATCTGCTTAAAACAATGATCGATGATGTGAAGCGCCTGCGTCCTCACGTCAAAACAAATAAAATCACAGAAGTGGTGGCACTGATGATAGCCGCCGGAATTGAAAAATTCAAATGCGCTACCATCGCAGAAGCAGAAATGTGCGCACTGGCGAAGGCGCCGGATGTATTACTGGCCTATCAGCCGGTGGGACCTAAAGTAATCAGGCTGCTGGAGCTGGTACAGAAATATCCGGATACCATGTTTAGTTGCCTGGTGGATAACATGGACGCCGCTACGAAAATCAGTGACGCTTTTGCTGCCATCGGCAAAAAGCTTAAGGTATATGTAGATCTTAATGTAGGTATGAACCGTACGGGTATCAAACCCGGTAAAGCCGCACTGGTATTGTACCAGCAACTGCAGCAGCTGCCGGGTATCAACACCATTGGCCTGCATGCCTACGATGGGCATATCCACGATACGGACATGGCTACACGTACCGAACGTTGCAACGAAGCCTACGAGCCTGTTCATCAGATGGTAGTGGATACGGTTATAAGCGGACTCCCCGCTCCAATTGTTGTTGCCGGCGGATCTCCCACATTCCCCATCCATGCACAGCGACATACAATAGAATGTAGTCCGGGAACCTTCGTATTCTGGGATTTTGGCTACGCCAGAAATCTACCTGAGCAACATTTTAAATATGCCGCCCTCGTATTAAGCAGGGTGATTTCTGTTATTGATCAGCAGCTTATCTGTCTTGACCTCGGACATAAATCCGTTGCCGCAGAAAGTCCGCAGCCCCGTGTGCAATACCTCAATATCCCGGATGCTACGATCGTTTCACAAAGCGAGGAACATCTGGTACTGAAGGTGAACGACAGTAGCCAATATCCGGTGGGGACGGTGTGTTACGGCGTGCCGTTGCATGTTTGTCCTACAGTGGCATTATATGAAAAGGCCTATGTAGCCGAACAGCAGGAGGTGGTAGCCACCTGGAAAGTAATTGCCCGCGACCGGCAAATCATCATCTGATATATCTTGAATATTTGGTAAATTTAAATAGCGCGGAAGCGCTATATAAATTTACCTTCTTATGGAAAACGTTGTATCCCGCATAGTTGACTTCAACAAAGGACGTATACCGGAAATGTTGCAGTTGAAGTATGCGGCAATGAGACAGAACCCTTTTCGTTTTTTCAGAGGCTCCTGTCACCTGTTTTATGAGGACCTTCCGGCTGAAAGTAGTTTGTTAAAATCCCCGATGGCCTGGATTTGCGGAGATATGCACCTCGAAAACTTCGGAAGTTACAAGGCCGATAATCACATTCCTTATTTCGATATCAATGATTTTGACGAATCTATACTGGCGCCTTGCCTCGTAGACCCTGCGCGACTGCTATGCAGTGGCCTCGTGGCATCGGATGTGCTGGGAATTAATACCGCCGGTGCTAAGGAGCTGTTCAATATTTTCATGGATGCCTATATGGCAACATTAAGCGCCGGTTATATCAGGTCGTTGGAGAAGCAGGCAGCCACAGGCACTATCAAACAATTCCTGGATACTGTCAAAAACAGGAGCCACGATGTTTTTATGAGCAAGCGGATGTACTTCAAGGATAAAAAACCGAAACTGATCATCGACGGTGTTAAAACCCTCAAAGCGCCGCCAGAAGAGAAACACGACCTGAAAACAGCGCTGCAGCATTACATGGAAGATGAACCGCGACTGAGTAAAATGGTGATTAAGGATATTGCTTATCGTATAGCCGGCACCGGTAGTCTTGGTGGTTACCGCTACATCATCTTAGTCACATACAAAGATGTTTATTACCTGCTCGATCTGAAAGAGGCATTGCCTTCCTGTATCCTTCAGTATCACGACTTTCCTCAGCCAAAGTGGAAGAATGAAGCAGACAGAGTGACAGAAGTACAGAAGCGTATACAGGCAGCTTCACCGGCCTTGTTACGCAGTGTGGAAGTGATGGGCAAACATTATATATTAAAGTCGTTACAGCCTTCGGCAGATAAATTGGATTTTCAGTTATTTAATGGGAATATACCTGCCCTGAAAGAAATATCTACGTCGATGGGGCAAATCTGTGCGTGGGATTGCCTGCGGTCGGGAGGCCGTCAGGGATCTGCGATTGCAGATGAATTGATCGCCTTTGCCAAAACAGCTAAAACATGGAAACCGCAGCTCTATGATTATGTGAAATCCTACGCGGTAAAAGTGAATAAAGACTTTAAGGTTTTTGCTGCGGCCTATGATAAAAAACAGCTGTCATCCTGATTTACAGGACGACAGCTGTCAGCATTATTTTGCGTAATTATAGACTTTCAGATTATCAATTTCACCATTAAAAGCGTTGGCGGTGGCGCCAATCAGCTGCAAAGGAAAAACAAGCGTCTGCACTTTTGCATTCTTGTCTTTTGTATTCGGGAAAGTAATTTTCTCGTCTTGTAAACGCTGTACCAGCTTGCCATTTACGAAGAGTGCCGTGCCTTTGTTATTGCCAGATATTTCGATATGCGTCCAGGTATTGGCAGGTACCACATAGTCGAAGAAATAGTTATAGCCTTCTCTTGAAAATCCCAGTTTACCGGAAGATCCTTGTTTTAACTTCACCACACTGACAGGGCCGGAGAAGATGACTGCATTTTCCGCATTGTTTTCTGCCGGATTGATATCAAAACTTACCGTGTAATCATATCCGATAGTAGCTAAAGGCGTGCTGATGTAGCTATTGCCACCATTGAGCTTCAGCGTGCTGCCAATTTTTGCATTGCTGCTTTTGATAGCGTTCCTGTTGTTGCCGCTGATGTCAGTAGCTTTTCCTTTTTCGAAATTGTATGATAGTAATAAGGAATCCTTACCAGTGTATTTTCCTCTCATGTTAAGTCCCGGACCTTCACCTATCAACTTGCTTAATTGTTCATATTTGTCATAGTTGCTGATAGTGGTATGGCCGGTCCACATTTTTTCTGCAAGCACCTGCATTGCCGGAAATACGCGGTCATGCACATCTTCCTGGGTGATACCATTGCCACAATGGTCGTTCCATTCCGCAAAGGCGCCGCCTTTGATTTTAGGGTGTCCATATGGGAAAGTGACATTACCGATCATATTTGGCTCCCATTTTTCGTAGATTTTTTTGATGTCCAGGTAATCGTAATAGTAACCGGCAGCTGGTACGATATATAACCAGCCATCTGGTGTGCTGATAAGATCATATCCCTGGCGGATCATCTCTCTTGGTTCTGCATAACCGTTGTACCAGGCATTCATGGTTACGCCTTCTGATTTGACAGGTGTTTTTCCCTGCGCATGTGTCAGCGATCCCCACATCCTTACTTTCTTGCCATAACCTTCTACAAACTTTATCAGATGATCAGTAAATGCCCTGAATTTCTCTGATTCCTCTTTTGCATACTCATCAGTGCCGATATGTACTTCAGCGCCTTTAAAGACCGGATTAGGGCCTTCCAGGTATTCTTTAAATACATTATCTACCATTTCCCAGGAAACAGGGTCCAGGTTCAGGTGATCCCGGCCGTATTTAGTACTTGCAACTGCAGGATTTGCTTTGCTGAATGCCAGTGAATGCGCAGGAACATCAATTTCAGGAATGATTGTTACGGAAAGACTGTCTGCGAGCGACTGCAGATCAATAAATTGCTGCTTTGTATAAAAGCCATCTTTAGCGGTAAGTCCGGGATAAGTCTTGTTTTCCAGGCGGAATGCGGAATAGGTGCTGTCCCAGTTATCGCCAAAGAATTTCACGAAGCCGTTATCGTTCAGATGAATATGGAAATCATTCATCTTGTAGTAGGCCATGAATTTTACGTAATGTCTGACGAAATCCAGCGTAAACAGCTTTCTGCCGTCGTCGAGTACAAAACTTCTGATAGCATATTTCGGATAGTCACGGGTGATTCCTTTTCGTATATTCCTGTGGGTTATATCCTGTTCCAGTAACTGCAGAATAGTACGCGTAGCCCAGAAAGCGCCCTGCTGATGGAGTGCGTTGATAGTGATCTGGTCATCTATCTGCATCATATATCCTTCTTTGCCCAGACTTTTATCAATAGTATTTAATGTCAGGTATATATCACCCTTAGCAGGTTTACCAAGAATTATTTTATGAGTGTGGCTATGGGTAATCGTTTGAAGATCCTCCAGGAAGATGTTGGCGCCTGCACTTAATTCTTTTGCAAACGCAGGATCTATTACGATGTTGGTAGTTCCGCTTAAAGCGTAGGTTCCTGTCTGGCTGTGCCATTCGCGCAATGCAGGTATTACTGTAGGCTGATCAGCTTCCTGTTTACCATATTTTCCAGGTACGGTAAGTTGCTGCGGTGCGTCCATTTCTGCGCCATCTTGTGTTCTGCGCAGCACAAAGTACAAACTGACAACAGCATCATTCAGCGGTGTGGTAATCTTGCCCAGACTATCAATCACCGGGTTTCTGTCGCTGCCTTTCAGCAGCAGCTGATAACCCGCAGGGGCGGCAGGAATAATAATTTTTCCTGTTCCGCTTTGGGGTAAGGTTACGGGTGCTATGGATTTCACTGCCTGTGCAAAAGCAGCAGAATCGGGCACTTGCTGCGCGCTGGATGCAATGGCAGGCAGCAGCATAGCCGCCGGCAATAACAGACGGAGGTTTTCTTTGAGCGATTTCATAATGATGGATTGTTCACTGATAAAAAAAACCTTCACACTAAAGGTGAAGGTTTGATTATCATACAAAATAGGCATTTATGCCCAATTCTAATAGTAAAGTTGCGTAAGTACATTTGTGGCGTCTGGCGCCTTAGGTTTCAGGTCAAGAAACGAGGCATACTGCGTATCAGATAGTATGGTTTTCAGCCTGGTATGCAAGCCATTCTGCATACTGTTTATTTTTGTCTTGTACGCTTTTTCATTGGTGACCTGCAGCGATTGAAGATTACTTTTTTGTTGCAGATAATTGGTAACGACCGTTAACAATTTCGGCTTTTGTACTTCATTCAGCTGTATGGATTTATCGAGTTTGCCGATAATGGAAGACGCCGTTCCCTCGATATTCATGGTCGGGTTTTGCTGTGCTGCTGCAAATTGCCCGGCTGAAATGATAATGAGCAGTAGAAGGAATAACTTTTTCATGTGACGGGATTAAAGATGAATGCTTCAATTAAGTTACAAAAAAAAGTCATGCTACAAACTGGTTACTGCATTACCATTTTTACATAGGAAGATTGCGTATTTCCTTCTTCATCTATGGTAATGTACTGGCAGAGAATTGTTTTGGGATCTACCCATTTGGTTTCTGTTGGTCCCCACTTTTCCAGGTTGGCTTCTCCTTTGTAAACAATGCTGTCTTTGTCGATATCATACCATTGAAAACCGTTTGGCATAAAGGCTGCCACAAGGTCCATGGAAGCACAGAGCAGGTGTTTTTTGTCCGGAGAGAAGATAGGCTCGGCCCAGATGTGTAAGGTGTCGCCATTGCGGGTATCTACCAGCAGATAGTCCTGTGATTCGTAATAGTAAACG
This window of the Chitinophaga sp. Cy-1792 genome carries:
- a CDS encoding NuoM family protein; translated protein: MLTVLLILIPFIAGLIAFGLKGSGPKVLAMVASLATLATAVGAWCSFRTAPQSLSFVANWIPQLGSQFKVGLDGMGMMLCLLTAIAFLLVYITIWNRDTERSSSFYGLMLLSQAGLTGVFTAYDALLFYIFWELALIPVYFLCSMWGGEKRIAVTFKFFVYTFLGSLLMLVGIIYLYAQSPDHSFSWESFTALHLSADQQNWLFWLFFVAFAIKMPIFPFHTWQPDTYEQSPTPVTMILSGVMVKMGLFGIIRWLVPVLPEGARMWSDVAIVLSIIGIVYASCIAMVQSDFKRLIAYSSIAHIGLMCAAIFSRTEQGMQGVLLQMFNHGINIIGMWIIVEIIQNRLKVKNLDELGGIAQKAPRMATFLVIISLANIGLPLTNGFVGEFLMFSGLFQYNHWFMAIAGLGIILAAVYTLNMIQKVIFGNGNALTETTTDLQPGETLALSLVVAIILVLGVYPKPILDLVSSTTELVLKF
- a CDS encoding NADH-quinone oxidoreductase subunit N: MNALISTALSGVVLMFVGLFVRNKQHIKFFAIAAVIICLIADLALLPTVQLGGYILYGMIEVSKFSVIFNAVALGATLLYFLLSGSEFEKVGEHVADYFALIFFILSGIILASSFSNLLMLFLAIEIMSIPQYILAGADKKSLKGNEASLKYLLTGSFTTGVLLMGIALIYGAAGTFDINALGLGTAEINPLSLCGIILVAFALSFKVSAAPFHFWTPDVYDGSPTVFTSFMATVVKAGGFVAFVRLFHTAFEGGAISQHWMLILSIITALTLVIGNFTAVFQQSVKRMLAYSSIAQAGFMLFAVIANNQMAAQGIILYAAAYSVATIGVFAVLMRMKKDYTFEGFNGLARKEPLMALTVTVCLLSLAGIPVTAGFFAKYFVLAAAIQQGHLLWLVILAVLCAAISVYYYFRVIIAMYFKQGEPEVEPVSGGFKAALILTIILVLALGICPSLLIGCL
- a CDS encoding ABC transporter permease, which codes for MQSRDIFQLAYRSVSGNKLRTGLTVSIIALGIMVLVGILTAIDSIKTSIYSSFAMMGANSFSIRNRDIQVRMGDGNETASKGNKNQKKVKKSNSNKIISYQDALAFKDRYHFPADVSINFRATGSATVYKDDKKTNPNVTVIGGDENYLAISNYTVSEGRNLNSLDVESGRNVAILGKDVAEKLFGKKMKNIINNTIRVGDVRYRVIGVLASKGSSNLMSADNVVITSVNNTRRIFNRPSASYQIGIAVKNITQMEPAQGEAIGVFRIIRGLGLNEEDNFVISKSDSIAEMLFSMLSKVNLFAIVIAFITLFGSAIGLMNIMLVSVAERTREIGVTKALGATSKVVRMQFLYEAIVISLMGGVIGVIAGMLLGNIVSVIFSSPFIIPWLWIMIGVSICAVVGLISGIYPAIKASKLDPIIALRYE
- a CDS encoding gluconate:H+ symporter — translated: MPILIVIAAILLLVVLVTWCKLNTFLSFLIVSILMGLALHMNISAITQSIQTGIGKTLGSLIVVIVFGAMLGKLVAESGAAQRIAGGLMQLLGPKYVQWSLMITGFIVGIPLFYNIGFVLMVPLIFTVAARTGLPAVYLGIPMLASLSVTHGYLPPHPSPTALVSYFHASMGMTLLYGMMLAIPAIVLAGPVFSRFLKGYRNTPSKLFAAKELPENEIPGMVPSLFAAMLPVLLLALTALAKLWVKEGSLGFEIATWLGDPLIVMLLAVLNGIYLLGLRRKVPMKKVMGIMDEAVKDVAVIILIIGGSGALTQLLNDSKVSDYITAALIEQHLHPLVLAWGIAAIIRICIGSATVAGLTTAAIVAPLVGPSGVNPNLMVLATGAGSLMFSHINDAGFWMFKEYFNLTVKDTIKTWSVMETIVSVTGLLGALLLSLFV
- a CDS encoding D-TA family PLP-dependent enzyme codes for the protein MEWFELKNVDQVDSPALIIYKERIIENINLLKTMIDDVKRLRPHVKTNKITEVVALMIAAGIEKFKCATIAEAEMCALAKAPDVLLAYQPVGPKVIRLLELVQKYPDTMFSCLVDNMDAATKISDAFAAIGKKLKVYVDLNVGMNRTGIKPGKAALVLYQQLQQLPGINTIGLHAYDGHIHDTDMATRTERCNEAYEPVHQMVVDTVISGLPAPIVVAGGSPTFPIHAQRHTIECSPGTFVFWDFGYARNLPEQHFKYAALVLSRVISVIDQQLICLDLGHKSVAAESPQPRVQYLNIPDATIVSQSEEHLVLKVNDSSQYPVGTVCYGVPLHVCPTVALYEKAYVAEQQEVVATWKVIARDRQIII
- a CDS encoding DUF2252 domain-containing protein, whose product is MENVVSRIVDFNKGRIPEMLQLKYAAMRQNPFRFFRGSCHLFYEDLPAESSLLKSPMAWICGDMHLENFGSYKADNHIPYFDINDFDESILAPCLVDPARLLCSGLVASDVLGINTAGAKELFNIFMDAYMATLSAGYIRSLEKQAATGTIKQFLDTVKNRSHDVFMSKRMYFKDKKPKLIIDGVKTLKAPPEEKHDLKTALQHYMEDEPRLSKMVIKDIAYRIAGTGSLGGYRYIILVTYKDVYYLLDLKEALPSCILQYHDFPQPKWKNEADRVTEVQKRIQAASPALLRSVEVMGKHYILKSLQPSADKLDFQLFNGNIPALKEISTSMGQICAWDCLRSGGRQGSAIADELIAFAKTAKTWKPQLYDYVKSYAVKVNKDFKVFAAAYDKKQLSS
- a CDS encoding family 20 glycosylhydrolase, with protein sequence MKSLKENLRLLLPAAMLLPAIASSAQQVPDSAAFAQAVKSIAPVTLPQSGTGKIIIPAAPAGYQLLLKGSDRNPVIDSLGKITTPLNDAVVSLYFVLRRTQDGAEMDAPQQLTVPGKYGKQEADQPTVIPALREWHSQTGTYALSGTTNIVIDPAFAKELSAGANIFLEDLQTITHSHTHKIILGKPAKGDIYLTLNTIDKSLGKEGYMMQIDDQITINALHQQGAFWATRTILQLLEQDITHRNIRKGITRDYPKYAIRSFVLDDGRKLFTLDFVRHYVKFMAYYKMNDFHIHLNDNGFVKFFGDNWDSTYSAFRLENKTYPGLTAKDGFYTKQQFIDLQSLADSLSVTIIPEIDVPAHSLAFSKANPAVASTKYGRDHLNLDPVSWEMVDNVFKEYLEGPNPVFKGAEVHIGTDEYAKEESEKFRAFTDHLIKFVEGYGKKVRMWGSLTHAQGKTPVKSEGVTMNAWYNGYAEPREMIRQGYDLISTPDGWLYIVPAAGYYYDYLDIKKIYEKWEPNMIGNVTFPYGHPKIKGGAFAEWNDHCGNGITQEDVHDRVFPAMQVLAEKMWTGHTTISNYDKYEQLSKLIGEGPGLNMRGKYTGKDSLLLSYNFEKGKATDISGNNRNAIKSSNAKIGSTLKLNGGNSYISTPLATIGYDYTVSFDINPAENNAENAVIFSGPVSVVKLKQGSSGKLGFSREGYNYFFDYVVPANTWTHIEISGNNKGTALFVNGKLVQRLQDEKITFPNTKDKNAKVQTLVFPLQLIGATANAFNGEIDNLKVYNYAK